The genomic region CACGTCGGGGTTATGGCTTAGCACTACCTGCGAGGCATTTCCCTGCTGTAGCATGGATAGCTGGTATAGCGATGCTATGGCGGCAGCGGCCATTGGCAAGGCTGTGACCACCACCTCATCGCCCTTACGCCTAAAAATTAGATAGAGAAACATCAGGCCCATTGCCAGCAATACAGGGAACGCAGTGATCATGTGGAAGAAGACGAGCGAAGCCAGGGCGAGGGCGGCCACAGCCGAATATGCCCACGACTTTTCCCTGATGGCTGCCAGGAAAGTTAAAAACCCGAAGGTCATCCCCAGCAGGCCGAAAGTCTGGGTCTGGGGCAGGAAGAAGAAGAGCGCCGTCGGGTCATACTTGAGCGACATGATGCCAGGCCAGTCGTAGACTAGCTCTTTAAAGATGTCCGGAGCCGGGTTTTTTAGTATGAATACCTGGTAGGCGATGTAAGCCCACGATAGGCCCGAGGCTGCAACGTACAATGAAGAGGCGGCCAGGGCGTCCCGCTCCGACTTGAAGAGGAATAGCGCCAGCAGGTAAGCGTCAAGAAAGATGAGAGCGGACACAAGGGGGATCAATATTTTTAGGATGACGAACAGGTCAACGCCCGTGAGCAAGCCAAGCTCCCCCATGAGAAGCTGCATAAACCAGTTGTAGACTATATTATAGCCCGGCAGGTAGGGGTCCTCAAGCGGCATATGCGGGGAAGCTATATAGCGCTGGGCGGTTGACAGGAAAAAGTTCAGGTCGGAGGCGTGCGTCGTGCTGCACACCAGCCCCTCGGGCGTCAGCGTGAACGTCTTAAGCGTGATGAAAAGCACCAGGGCGAATATGAAGAGCGCCACGCCCAGCACGGGCCACTGGAGCCGTGCATTCACGAGCTCGGCTTCCCTGTTTCGATTATATGCCGCTATTGCCAAAACCAGGAGCCCCAGGAGCACCGCTGTGGCGTGTGGCACGCCGGCGAGCCAGGCTACCAGGGCCGCAAGCGGAAAGGCCATTATAGAGAGCGTAAAGGAGTAGGCGGCCGCCTCGACGGCATCGAAACGCCGCTTCAGCGCCGCCAGCATGGCAAATCCAGGCACGAATAAAAGGAGGGCTAGCTGTAGCGGCCCAAGGGGCAGCATCATCAAGAAGCCGGCGATGGCAAGCGCAGCCCAGTACCATTTTTTCATGGCTTCACCTTTAGCACGTCAAGGCCTATGGCATCGAGGAGGGCGTACATGCCGAAGCCTGCGATGATTATTGCAATTTGCACGAAGAACGTGAAGAACCTGTCCATGAAGATGTGGATGCCGAGCTTATCGTTAAACGTGAGCAGAAGGGTGATGGCGGCCCAGGCGAACATCAGGAGCGCCGCGTCGATGGTGATGGTGCAGCCATACTCGCCTTCGGCCTTTTTACTATTGCCAATGCTTGAGGCTATATACGCTACGCCGATGGCGAAGAAGGGCAGGACGAAAACGCCAGTCCTGAGGAAGAGGGGCAGGTCGACGACGTTGCCCTCCCGATAGACGACCTGGGCGATGCCGGAGAGGCTTATCGTGCCCAGCGTGTATAGCTGCCAGAGGCCGTATGTGAAGCACGCCGCCATTATTGGAACAAGGCACCAGAGAGCGATGCTGAGAGGCTCCTTGTACCCGCCTTTTTTCCTATAGAAGTCCCACCCAGCCCTTGCGAGCTGGAACGCCATGTACGCCCCTATGACCGCCGCAAGCGTGGCCAGCGTCATCTGGTGGGTGAGGGCCGTGATTGCGGCGCCAATGGCCGCAATCGGCCAATCCCTGCGTATGACGAAGTACAGGGTGAATGGCACCATGAACAGCCCTAAAAGCTCGGGCAGGGGGCGAATCGTGAATATGGTTATCTCAGGGGACATGAGGAAGAAGAATGCGGCGAAGAGGGCGACGTAAAGGTTACAGCTCAAGCGGTAAGCGACCGCGAACATGGCGAGCAGGACGAATATGGCAATAGTGATCGTCATGAGGCCGGACATGACCATCGGGTCTATTCCCGTGGCCACCGACATGGAGGATATCAACAAGCGATAGGCGGGCACGTAGAAGTTGGGGAAGCCTCCGCCATAGGACAGCTCGTACCTTGGATAGTGCCCCGTCAGGATTGTCTCGCGCTCGATGCCGACATGGTACATCGTATTCCCGTATGTAGGCACCACGAAGCTATTTATGACGCCCATGCGGTACCATAGCGCCACGAGCACTATGAGTATGAGCGCCCCCATGAACCAATACTTCTTAGCAGACCCCAGAAGCCTCTCCAATGCATCGCTCATGCCAGCACCTTGTATATCTTCACGTCAGAGTTCTCATATACCAGCTTGAAATACTCCTCATCCTCGAATTTTTGGTGGTCGCCATAGACCCATTCGTAGCCTGAGAAAGTCTGGCGCTCAGGGAGGAACACGTAGCTGCAGTTCTCCTCCCTGGCCAGCCTGTGCGCCACTCCAGGATCATTGGTCGTATAAATAGTATTTGTATCGCTCATATACTTGATGGGGTTAGGAGCGTTCGCCCAGTCGCCGCCTATCGTGGACACCCTCGTCGTCATGCCCATGATCAGCTCCGCCCCGAAGATGTCGGCCACGAACTTGTCCGACTCATTGGTATTAGCGTTAATCCATCCGGTAGCCTCCATCTCTCCAGGGGTTACCACCCGGCTGTACCATGCGTCCGCGTTAACCTTTACCTCCGGCAACATGAAATAGCTGGAAGTCGTGGGTATCAAAAAGTTGCCCTCCATAAAATAGGCTTCATTTATAAATAGCAAAAACATCGCCATTACAAGCCCGTATTTTAGTAAGTCGACTGGCCCGGCCATATTAAGCTCTACTTACCGACCTTTTATATAATATAGTTTACTGCTATCGGGAGCGTTGCCATGCTGGCGCTTGCCTTGTAAGTATGAAAAGGTATATGTGCGAGGCATAGTATAAACAAAGCCGTGTACCTGCTTGGCATACCTGGCGTATTATTTCTCGGCCTGACGGCCCTTTTCGGCTATACAGTATTGAAGGCCTTAAATCTACCATTAAAAGGCATGGAATGTGTCGTTGCTTCGCCGGTAGCCGGCATCATCGTAGCCTCATGGCTATGCCTCCTGCCATACCTGCTATCAGGCAGCATCGAAGCAGGAATCCTCATATCGATGCTTATAATGCTGGCGGCCATCCTATGGATCCGGCCTTCGCCGCCCATCCTGGAAAAGGACCCCCTGCCGCTCGTGGCAGCCATTGCCATCGTGGGCTTTGCTTTCATGTTTTTCGGCCTCTTTACTTACTTTAATGGAGAGTACCACGCCGCTTTCCCATTTTACGGCGACGCGGCCTTCCATGCTGCCGTGATCAACTCGTTCTCGGAGGGCTATAACGAGCCGCCCTCATATCCAATGATGGCCGGGCAGCCGCTACGATACACTTTTCTGATTGACTTTTACTCTGCGGCGCTGAATGTGCTGGGCCTGGGCCTGCAATGGAGCGTCGTACTCCCGGGCTGGCTCCTGCTCTCAGGCCTCCTCTCACTTATATATTTCCTTGGCGCCAGGTTCATTGGAAGGCGGGCGGGCGGCGTCCTGGCGGTAACCCTTCTGGCCTTGAGCGGCGGGCTGGGCTTCCTCTACGCCATAAGCGACTGGCACGCCTCTGGCTCCAGCATCATCGATTTCGTAGCAAAAAGCAATCTCAACTATACTACTAAGTATGAGCTGGGAATCGTGTTTACCAACTTCCTCGTTATAGTCCTGGCTCAGCGTACCGCCCTGGTTGGCTTTTCGGCTGGCGCCCTCGTCATGCTCGTCCTGTATGCCATGCTCGTTCAGCGCCAGTTTGACGGCAGAGCCGTCCGTAATGGCCTGTTGGCGTGTGGCGTCCTGGCCGGCCTGCTCCCCTTGTTC from Methanocella conradii HZ254 harbors:
- a CDS encoding DUF2298 domain-containing protein, yielding MKKWYWAALAIAGFLMMLPLGPLQLALLLFVPGFAMLAALKRRFDAVEAAAYSFTLSIMAFPLAALVAWLAGVPHATAVLLGLLVLAIAAYNRNREAELVNARLQWPVLGVALFIFALVLFITLKTFTLTPEGLVCSTTHASDLNFFLSTAQRYIASPHMPLEDPYLPGYNIVYNWFMQLLMGELGLLTGVDLFVILKILIPLVSALIFLDAYLLALFLFKSERDALAASSLYVAASGLSWAYIAYQVFILKNPAPDIFKELVYDWPGIMSLKYDPTALFFFLPQTQTFGLLGMTFGFLTFLAAIREKSWAYSAVAALALASLVFFHMITAFPVLLAMGLMFLYLIFRRKGDEVVVTALPMAAAAIASLYQLSMLQQGNASQVVLSHNPDVPLTILASIGLLVPFAIYGMYLTRDDEASRLLILFAALNFILLNVVELPATVNTYRFLVYMALPVSLFAGLALSRWLASRNLIKTCVAAAVIVLMVPSTAILVGYYNSSSYVHASSAEYDALVWLKESTPKDAIIYEEPGFFPRVPVVTGRDVAYSGEIYTLQYHNVDHQSDAYAIMGITDPEELYSRLSQYRVSYVLVGDRESQHPFTSALQDERYFRLAYDKDGVRIYEVAGAATQEETHNMEISPLDWLAFFAALLYLLILPGYNITRTLGWDSRLTIVERLVVAFGISVAILTVVSTLLALPFSIGLNFYTLMVPITLIIFLTTKEVVQFIKKALKA